Within the Pseudomonas chlororaphis subsp. aurantiaca genome, the region GAGGCCGGCTACCACCGGCAACGGCGTGAGGGCGCTCGTTGTTTCGAGCCAGACCAGCGCATCGAACTGCTCGCCCAGGTCCGCTTGGAAATAGTGACTGTGGCGCTCCGTCGCGGGCCGGTAGATGACCCCGATCGCCCGTTCCAGCAGCGGCTCGGACAGCGCCTGGCGCAGGTCTTCGCGCTCGGGCGCGCGCCAGTCGGTCAGCGAAGCGGGGATGCCCGCCTGGAGAAACTGCTGTTCCCAACTGTCGGCGAGGGAAGGCCGCACATCCTTGATCCCCATCTCGCCGTCCCAGTCATCGGCGGCCACGACTTGGCCGCGGTCGGTGCTCATGCCGATCAGCACGGCGCCGTTGCCATAGGCGGTGCGGCACAACTGGCCGATGTTGAACTCGCCGCGCCAGCCCATGTCGGTGGCCGCCGCGTTGCCGATGTGCGAGTTATGCGCCCAGACCACAGCCTTGGCGTCGTCGCCGCGGTGGGCGAGCAAGGCCTGCAAGGTGTCGAACATGTGCTTGTCTCGCAGGTTCCAGGAGGCGGTCGAGCTTCTGAACATGGCTCGGTAGTACTGCTCGGCGGAACGTATGACCCGCGCATTCTGCGTGGCACTGAACAGCGCTTCAGGGTTCGCGGCAAGGCGTTCGCCCAACAAGGTGTTCAACTGCTGCACCACCGCTTCTTCGCAGGAAGCCTCATGGCCGCGCTCGACGGAATGTCCATACAGGGTCGGGTCGTACTGCCAGGGCGTCAGGCAGCCATAACGCCGGCGCGCTTCACGCGCCAGCTGCGGGTCGGTGCTATCAAGGTAGGCCAGTACTTCGCCGATGGAATTGCGCAAGCTATAGACATCGAGCCCGCGAAACTCGATGCGCTGGTCCGCAGGCAGGGTCCGGTTGTAGCGGTGCAGCCAACGGGTGAAGTCGCACACCTCGACATTGCGCCACATCCAGCTCGGAAAACGGCTGAATGCCTGTTGCCTTGCGGTCGACGGGCCCAGGTCGCGCACGCGCCGGTCGATTTGCCCGGCGTCGGGCCAGTCGGCCTCGATAGCGACGATCGTGAAGCCGTGGTGGGTGATCAGGCGCTGGGTGATGGCGGCGCGGGTTCGATAGAACTCCCGGGTGCCGTGGCTGGCTTCACCGATCAACACCACCCTGGCGTCCGCATAACGGTCGAACAGCTCGCCGAAAGCCGCGGACTCGAGTGGGGGCAAGGGTTCGGCGTGACGCCGCAGCAGGGCCTGGAGCGTATTGGCTGGTTCCTTGCCACACCCGGAAATATCCTGCCGTCTGCGTGGGTTCATGGCGCCGCCTCCTTCCAGGTAGAGGATGGGAATTGCCAGGGTCGATACAGAGCAGACGTCGCCGCAGGCAGGGTGTTCCCGCCCGGGGACCGAAGGTCGGCCGCTCAACGCCTGGCGGCCACGACGGCATGCATGACCAGGTTGGCGCAGGCTTATCCAGGCCATAAGAGGTTTGAACGCGGATTTTTCCGGTCTGTACCGCGCAGAGGACGAATGCGCGGGAAAACCCGGGGCCGACGGCTGCCAGCCCATCGGGTAAATACCGGCCGTGGCCGTTCGGCCACAGCCGTCTGGAGGCCAGGATATCAATGGGCCTGGGCCACGCCCTGCAGCACGGTGCTGTTGGCATCGCGATCGTGGGCCTTGGCGATATTGCCCAGGGACACCACGCCCACCAGGCGTTTCTGCCGGTTGACCACCGGCAGGCGCCGCAGTTGGATATCGGCCATGTTGCGGGCCACTTCGTCGACCTCCTGGTCGTCGAAGCAATAGCGGATATCGCTGCTCATCACGCTGCTGATCGGCATATCGCAGCTTTGGCCCTTGGCCACGGCACGAATGACGATGTCGCGGTCGGTGATCATACCGACCAGCCGGTCCTCGTTGTTCACCAGGATGGCGCCGCTGTCGATGCTGGCCATCATGTTGGCGACTTCCCGCAGCGTTTGCTCGGGGCGTGCGGTCTGCACGTCACGGGTCATGACTTCAGAGATCTTCATCAGGGTTCTCCTCGAACGGCCGGGCCGTGGTGGCCCGGCATGAGAGGCAAGGGCCGGAGCCCTTGCACGGTGGGGCTCAACGATCAGCTACGCCCTCCGCGGGCGCCGCTGGGTTGGCCGCCTTTCTTGTTGGCGTCCGACGTTTTCTGCCGGACGTTGGCAACGTTGCCGCCCGATGCCTGGCCACCTTTCCTGCCGGCTTCGGATGCTTTTTGACGATCGTTCGCAAAATTCCCGGGGTTGGAATGTCCGGTGTTGGCCATGATTCGCTACCTCTTGGTCGATTGAATTTCGCTCGCAATTGCAGCAAGCACTAATTGGGAGTGCCGGGATTTTTCAAAAGTTGAAATTTGTTCGGCGGCGTACGACGAGTGGTTAGCCGCTGGTGGAGGGGGCTTCGAGGGTGCTTGCTGTCCGTCTTCGGCAAACTTTTCTGAACGCCGCCGCCAGCCCCGAGTCAGTTTGTTTATGGAGCGCTGCCTGTCCGCGGCGCCGACTTGCCCCCTGGAGCCACGCCATGAACCTGACCCGAGTGTTATCGCTGCTGTGCTGCTTGCTGGTGCTGCAAGGCTGTTTTGAAAACACCGAGGATAAAGACAAGGACAACTCGAAATCCTCGGTGCAGATGACCCAGCCGGATGCCGACAAGAAGTGATCCGGCGCGGGTGCTGGGGCCTGGCTTGGGTGGTCGTCGTCGGGCCAGCCCTGTAGCGGAGCGCCGAGCTGAACATTGGCGCCCGGTCGCGGCTCGAAAATCTATCGGCCATCAACAGAGGAGAACGGTCATGATCAGCGAACGCAAGGCCTCGGTACTGGAGGCCTGGAAGATCCTGCTGGAGGACCGCGGCTACCGTGCGGACTCGCCCGACGCCTGGCATCAGGCGCTGCTGGACGCGGCGGAAAACATGCTGCGCAGCGGCGTGATCGACCAGGCCGGCTGGCTAGAGCTCAAGGACCAGGCCAACGCCGCCTATGGGCGGGCCATCGAGGAAGCCGTGGCGCAAAGGGTCGCCGATTCGAAGGCGTGAGCCGGCAAACCCCGCGCTCAGGCGGGGTTTGCGGGTGCTTCACTTGGTTTTGGACTGCAGGTGCCTGGCCATGTCCAGGTGGTCCTGCAGCTTGGGCAGGGTCTCCTCGGCGAAGGCTTTCAGCTCCGGCTTGTCCGAAGACGCCACTTCTTTCTTGAACAACTCCACGGCCTTCTCATGGGCCACTACCTGGTTGTCGGCATAGGCCTTGTCGAAGGATTCGTCGCGCATCTCCAGGATCATTTGCTTGGCCTTGGCCGTCAGCGAGGCTTCGTCCGGGACCTGGATATCGAGTTTTTTCGCCAGCACCAGCAATTCCTGGTTGGCTTTGCTGTGATCGCTGATCATCTGCGTGGCAAATGCCTTGACGTCCGCGAAGGTGCTCTTTTCCAGGGCCAGCTTGCTGCTTTCGATTTCGTTGATCCCGGCTTGCGCGGCCTCTTCGACAAAGTCGCTGGAGCTCGCCGCCATTGCACCTGAAAGGCTTCCTGCGCTCAGCAGGAACAACAGGCCCATTCGTTTCATCAGCAGGTTGTTCATGTTCTTTCTCCGTTCGTAGCGACAGGTGTCGCCTGACGGTTGATAGGGGCGCTGTGGCAAAGGTTTAAATTATTTCCAGGTTTTTCGACCGCCCGCAGGCTGCCTGGCCCGCTTGGATCTGCAGGCCGTGGACGTGCCGGGTTCAGCCAGGAGTGACTCAGCGGCCGCAGCGCTGGCGAATCACCTGCGCGGCGTCATCCGCGAGGATCCGGTAGAGCGCCGGGGAGGGGTGGAAGCCGTCGCCGGCCATCAGGTCGGCGGCCGGCTGGAAGCGGGTCGCCAGCAATGTGCAGTGCTCCTGGCCGGCCAGAAGCTCGGCCAGCAGGTTGTTGAAGCGCCGGGCCCTGAGGCCCAGGTACCAGCGCAGCGGCTGGGGCAGGGCGGGGAACAGGTGCATGGGCGGCACCGGCAGGAAGACGATATGCCTGGCCTCGAAGCGCTCGCTCAAGAGCGCGATCAGGCGCGAGATCCGCGCCTGCCATTCGGCCGCGGCGATGCTGCCGGTGACGTCGTTGACGCCGATGGACACCAGGGCCACATCGAAGGGCTCCGCCGGGCCGTCCGCCAACAGTTGGAACAACTGCTGCGAGTCCAGCCCCGACTGCGCCCGCAGCTGCCATGACAGCTGGAAGTCGCCGGCCAGCCCGGCCACCAGCCGGCCGGTGATCGCCTCGTCCTGGGTACCGGCACCCACACCCGCCGCCGCGGAGTCGCCGAGGATCAACAGGCGCAGGGCCGGCCCGTTGGCGTCGGCATGCCCGCCTTGGCGCGGACCCTCGGCCTCCGGCAACTTGGGGGTAGCCCAGCGGGTGTAAAGCCCTTGGGCGAGTAACAGCGGCCCCAGGGCCACCTTGGCGAACACGTCAGTCATGGGCAGTTAAGCTCGCGGCAAAAAAAGGCGACGCCCGGTGCGCCCCGTGGGATTGTCTCTGCCACAGGACATGGCAATCGCCAGGGGGCGGGCACTTCAGAAGGCATATTGCAGACGAGTGTAGTAGTAACCGCCGGTGAAGCCGAAGGGCGAATAACTGCCCCAGTTGTCGCCGAACGACGAATTGCTGACGCCGATAGGGTCGGGGTACTTGTCGAACAGGTTCTGCGCGCCAACGGCCACCGGTGGCGCTCCCGGCAGATGCCGCATTGCAAGGCCATGATCAACGCGGCGAACGAGCATATGTTGGAACGCCAGGTCTGCCTGCTTTCGGCGATTGCCGTGGACAACCAGCCGGCCCCTGAGCCAGCGAGCCTTGTTGAACCCCTATTGACGAAATAAGGAGTACGAAGATGAACATCGGTTTTCTCGGGTTGGGCGGCATGGGCGCCGCCATGGCCAGCAACCTGCTCAAGGCTGGTTACCAGGTGAGTGTCTGGAACCGTTCGGCCGACAGCCTCAAGCCATTGTTGGAACAGGGCGCGAGCGCGGCGCAGGACCCGGTCGATGCGTTGCGCAACGACGTGGTCATCAGCATGCTCGCCGACGATGCCGCCACCCGTTCGGTGTTGCTGGACAGTGGCGCCCTGGCCTCCGTCCGGCCCGGGCTGATCCATATCGGCATGGCCACTTTGTCGGTTGGCTTGATCAGCGAGCTGGTGGCGCTGCATCGCGAAAGGGGGGTGACCTACATCGCCGCGCCGGTGTTTGGCCGCACCGATGTGGCCCGGGCCGGCAACCTGAATATCCTTGCCGCCGGTCCCGCCGAGGCGATTGCCCGGGTCCAGCCGCTGCTGGATGCCATGGGCCACAAGACCTGGCTGCTGGGCGAAGACCCGTTGAGCGCCGCGGTGGTGAAGATCGCCGGCAACTTCATGATCGCCAGCGCCATCGAGACCATGGGTGAAAGCGCCGCCCTGGTGAAAAGCCACGGCGTGGAGCCGAGCCAGTTCATCGAGATCATGACCAGCACCCTGTTCAACGCCCCGGTGTATCGCAACTATGGCCCGCAGATCGCCGAGCAGCGGTTTTCCCCGGCGGCCTTCCGCCTGGTCCTGGGCCTGAAGGACGTCGGCCTGGCGCTGGAAGCCGGTCAAAGCCGCCATGTGCCGCTGCCGTTTGCCAGCGTGATGCGCGATTCCCTGCTGGAGGCGGTCGCCCGGGGCGATGGCGAACTGGACTGGACGGCATTGGCGCGGATACCGCTGCTGCGTTCCGGGCAGGGCTGACGGCGGATCTCACACCGCGATGCACGCCCGCGCCCAGGTGTGGCCTCCTGGGGGCGGGCGTTCTACAGGTAGTTCCACAACGCCTGGGAAACCAGCGTCGGCTGGCCGCTGCCGAACAGCGTCTGGCCGATCTGCAGGCCCAGTTGCCGGTAGCTTTCGAACTGCGCTTCGTCGAAGAACTGGTTGGCGGTGCTTTCGTTGGGGAAGGTCGGGTGGGCGTTGGCGTAATTGAGCACGTCCACCGGCACCCCGGCGATCAGGCGTGGCTTGAGCAACAGGATCCGCGCGGTGCGCCGGCCCTGGCGATCGAGCACGTTGAACAGCATCGCGCAGCGCTGGCTGTCGCCGGGGCCTGGGTGGGTGAAGTTGGCGGTATGGCCGAAGTAGGGCGCCAGTAGCGAAACCTCATGCACGCCCTGGTCCTCCTCGATCTCCAGGGCCTGGTCGATCCGCGCCAGGCGAATCAGGTTGGCCAGATCGTCGAACTGGTAGGTTGGGTCGGCGCCGCAGTCGCACATGACGATCAGCTCGATCTTGCGCCCCTCGCGGATAAGCTCGTAGGTGGCGGTGTTTTCGAAATGGCCGCCGTCGGAAAGGTATTGGTAGTCGCGGCGCACGCCATGAAAGTGCGCGCTCAGTTCATA harbors:
- a CDS encoding NAD(P)-dependent oxidoreductase, translated to MNIGFLGLGGMGAAMASNLLKAGYQVSVWNRSADSLKPLLEQGASAAQDPVDALRNDVVISMLADDAATRSVLLDSGALASVRPGLIHIGMATLSVGLISELVALHRERGVTYIAAPVFGRTDVARAGNLNILAAGPAEAIARVQPLLDAMGHKTWLLGEDPLSAAVVKIAGNFMIASAIETMGESAALVKSHGVEPSQFIEIMTSTLFNAPVYRNYGPQIAEQRFSPAAFRLVLGLKDVGLALEAGQSRHVPLPFASVMRDSLLEAVARGDGELDWTALARIPLLRSGQG
- a CDS encoding general stress protein, translating into MANTGHSNPGNFANDRQKASEAGRKGGQASGGNVANVRQKTSDANKKGGQPSGARGGRS
- a CDS encoding erythromycin esterase family protein, whose translation is MNPRRRQDISGCGKEPANTLQALLRRHAEPLPPLESAAFGELFDRYADARVVLIGEASHGTREFYRTRAAITQRLITHHGFTIVAIEADWPDAGQIDRRVRDLGPSTARQQAFSRFPSWMWRNVEVCDFTRWLHRYNRTLPADQRIEFRGLDVYSLRNSIGEVLAYLDSTDPQLAREARRRYGCLTPWQYDPTLYGHSVERGHEASCEEAVVQQLNTLLGERLAANPEALFSATQNARVIRSAEQYYRAMFRSSTASWNLRDKHMFDTLQALLAHRGDDAKAVVWAHNSHIGNAAATDMGWRGEFNIGQLCRTAYGNGAVLIGMSTDRGQVVAADDWDGEMGIKDVRPSLADSWEQQFLQAGIPASLTDWRAPEREDLRQALSEPLLERAIGVIYRPATERHSHYFQADLGEQFDALVWLETTSALTPLPVVAGLSHEEDTFPFGV
- a CDS encoding CBS domain-containing protein, which codes for MKISEVMTRDVQTARPEQTLREVANMMASIDSGAILVNNEDRLVGMITDRDIVIRAVAKGQSCDMPISSVMSSDIRYCFDDQEVDEVARNMADIQLRRLPVVNRQKRLVGVVSLGNIAKAHDRDANSTVLQGVAQAH
- a CDS encoding DUF4142 domain-containing protein, which gives rise to MNNLLMKRMGLLFLLSAGSLSGAMAASSSDFVEEAAQAGINEIESSKLALEKSTFADVKAFATQMISDHSKANQELLVLAKKLDIQVPDEASLTAKAKQMILEMRDESFDKAYADNQVVAHEKAVELFKKEVASSDKPELKAFAEETLPKLQDHLDMARHLQSKTK
- a CDS encoding SGNH/GDSL hydrolase family protein, with the protein product MTDVFAKVALGPLLLAQGLYTRWATPKLPEAEGPRQGGHADANGPALRLLILGDSAAAGVGAGTQDEAITGRLVAGLAGDFQLSWQLRAQSGLDSQQLFQLLADGPAEPFDVALVSIGVNDVTGSIAAAEWQARISRLIALLSERFEARHIVFLPVPPMHLFPALPQPLRWYLGLRARRFNNLLAELLAGQEHCTLLATRFQPAADLMAGDGFHPSPALYRILADDAAQVIRQRCGR